A stretch of the Thermodesulfovibrionales bacterium genome encodes the following:
- a CDS encoding ferredoxin family protein, translated as MKAKKVTSESTRKPKGRIEINQELCKGCGYCVEACPKSAIVIGKRFNKMGYFVAEVVSDECTGCASCAEMCPEISILVWREK; from the coding sequence ATGAAAGCAAAGAAGGTAACATCAGAAAGTACAAGAAAACCAAAAGGAAGGATAGAGATAAACCAGGAGCTCTGTAAAGGTTGTGGCTACTGTGTGGAAGCATGCCCGAAATCAGCAATAGTTATAGGGAAGAGATTCAACAAGATGGGCTATTTTGTGGCAGAGGTGGTATCAGATGAATGCACTGGCTGCGCTTCCTGCGCTGAGATGTGTCCTGAAATATCAATACTTGTATGGAGAGAGAAATGA